In the Leptolyngbya sp. SIO1E4 genome, one interval contains:
- a CDS encoding bifunctional (p)ppGpp synthetase/guanosine-3',5'-bis(diphosphate) 3'-pyrophosphohydrolase, whose product MTSSLPRDCAIPNWLATCLLEVPKYDNGHNGHDSNGLAVIDTPEIDTPEIDAPEIDDASAEKSNCELVRQAFEFSYALHQGQKRASGEPYICHPIEVAGLLRDLGGDSAMIAAGFLHDVVEDTEVTSEEIEATFGAEVRQLVEGVTKLSKFNFHSKTERQAENFRRMFIAMAQDIRVIVVKLADRLHNMRTLEHLNDAKRRRIAQETLEIFAPLANRLGIGRFKWELEDLCFKYLEPDAYRHMQTYVTEKRTDRETRLQQVADMLQARLEQTGIGIVEVSSRPKHLYGIYRKMERQQKDFHEIYDVAAIRLIVNTNDECYRALAIVHDAFRPIPGRFKDYIGLPKPNRYQSLHTVVIGSHGRPIEVQIRTLEMHHIAEYGIAAHWKYKESNGASNMLLSADDEKFTWVRQLLEWQSDLKDANEFMDDIKGNLFDEDVYVFTPHGDVISLTRGATPVDFAYRIHTEVGNHCSGARVNGRIVTLDTELQNGDIVEIITQKNSHPSLDWLNYVVTSGARNRIRQWYKRSHRDENMARGREMLEKALGKNGFEAMLKSDPAQTAAERCNYPNVEDLLAGLGYGEVTLNLVVNRLREAVKAQQPIEPTNTDVIEDSETLLAEAITSPSRSLDRTSDSPILGVEGLLHHMAGCCHPLPGEPIIGAVSMGSRGIAIHRQGCPNVERIPGDRLIPVSWNSGETSSSKRPPTYPVQVRIEVIDRVGVLKDILSHLSDLQINVHKAQVRTFPGQTAEIDLGLDVRGHGHLEQTFNQLRKMTDVLSLYRLSEAD is encoded by the coding sequence ATGACCTCTTCTCTTCCCCGCGATTGCGCAATTCCCAATTGGTTGGCGACCTGCCTGTTAGAGGTGCCTAAGTATGACAATGGGCACAACGGTCACGATAGCAATGGCTTAGCGGTTATCGATACCCCAGAAATTGATACCCCAGAAATCGATGCTCCAGAAATCGATGATGCCAGCGCTGAAAAATCTAATTGTGAACTTGTCCGTCAGGCCTTTGAATTTTCTTATGCCCTCCATCAGGGACAAAAAAGAGCTTCAGGAGAACCTTACATTTGCCACCCGATCGAAGTTGCGGGGCTGCTGAGGGATTTAGGGGGCGACAGCGCCATGATTGCGGCGGGTTTTCTCCACGATGTGGTCGAAGATACTGAAGTGACTTCAGAAGAAATCGAAGCGACCTTTGGGGCTGAGGTTCGGCAACTCGTGGAAGGGGTCACCAAGCTCTCGAAATTCAACTTTCACAGTAAAACAGAGCGCCAGGCCGAAAACTTCCGTCGCATGTTCATTGCGATGGCCCAAGATATTCGCGTCATTGTCGTGAAGTTGGCTGATCGCCTCCACAACATGCGCACCCTAGAACACCTGAATGATGCCAAACGCCGTCGCATTGCACAGGAAACCCTGGAAATTTTTGCTCCCCTGGCAAACCGGTTGGGAATTGGGCGCTTCAAGTGGGAATTGGAGGACCTCTGTTTCAAATACTTAGAACCCGATGCCTATCGGCATATGCAAACCTATGTGACCGAGAAGCGTACAGATCGAGAAACCCGGCTGCAGCAAGTGGCAGACATGTTGCAAGCGCGCCTAGAACAGACTGGGATTGGGATTGTGGAGGTCAGTAGCCGCCCCAAGCATCTCTACGGTATCTATCGCAAAATGGAGCGCCAACAGAAAGATTTCCATGAAATCTATGATGTGGCAGCGATTCGCCTCATTGTGAATACCAACGATGAATGTTACCGGGCCTTAGCGATCGTCCATGATGCGTTTCGCCCCATTCCGGGTCGCTTTAAAGATTACATTGGTCTGCCTAAACCTAACCGCTATCAGTCGCTTCACACCGTTGTCATTGGCAGCCACGGACGCCCGATTGAAGTGCAAATTCGCACCCTGGAGATGCATCATATTGCCGAGTATGGGATTGCTGCCCATTGGAAATATAAGGAGTCTAATGGTGCTAGCAATATGCTTCTAAGCGCCGATGATGAGAAATTTACCTGGGTTCGCCAACTCTTGGAATGGCAAAGCGACCTCAAAGATGCCAACGAATTCATGGATGACATTAAGGGCAACCTCTTTGATGAGGATGTCTATGTCTTTACTCCCCATGGGGATGTGATTTCGCTGACGAGAGGGGCCACGCCCGTTGATTTTGCCTACCGTATCCACACCGAGGTGGGCAATCACTGTTCAGGGGCTCGCGTGAATGGGCGCATCGTCACCCTCGACACAGAGCTACAAAACGGGGACATTGTTGAAATCATCACGCAAAAGAACAGCCACCCGAGCCTGGACTGGCTAAATTATGTAGTCACCTCAGGGGCACGCAACCGGATTCGCCAATGGTATAAGCGATCGCACCGGGATGAAAACATGGCTCGGGGGCGCGAAATGCTCGAGAAGGCGTTGGGTAAAAATGGCTTTGAGGCCATGTTGAAGTCTGACCCGGCCCAAACCGCTGCGGAACGATGCAACTATCCCAATGTTGAGGATTTGCTGGCAGGGCTGGGCTATGGAGAGGTGACGCTCAATTTGGTCGTCAATCGCTTACGGGAGGCTGTCAAGGCCCAACAGCCGATTGAGCCCACCAATACTGACGTTATTGAAGATTCTGAAACGCTTCTGGCTGAAGCCATTACCAGCCCATCGAGATCGCTAGATCGCACCTCAGATTCGCCAATTTTGGGTGTTGAAGGGCTGCTACATCACATGGCAGGCTGCTGCCATCCGCTGCCGGGCGAGCCCATTATTGGGGCAGTTTCAATGGGGTCTCGGGGCATTGCCATTCACCGTCAGGGCTGCCCCAATGTCGAGCGGATTCCGGGCGATCGCCTGATACCGGTTAGCTGGAATTCAGGCGAAACATCCTCCAGTAAACGCCCACCCACCTATCCGGTACAGGTACGGATTGAGGTGATCGACCGAGTGGGTGTCTTGAAGGATATTCTCAGTCACCTGTCAGATTTGCAAATCAATGTGCACAAGGCCCAGGTCAGAACCTTCCCTGGGCAAACAGCGGAAATCGATCTGGGACTTGATGTCCGTGGCCATGGCCATCTAGAGCAGACGTTTAACCAGCTTCGTAAAATGACGGATGTGCTGTCGCTGTATCGCCTCAGCGAAGCAGATTAG
- a CDS encoding trypsin-like peptidase domain-containing protein — MKIQPQLISDTNQPQPQSRDRDGEDRDAALLDAYSQAVTRVVETVSPAVVNIEVRRLRLRADMRRPLEVSGNGSGFIFTPDGYILTNSHVVHNTDVIEVTLADGQQYRADLIGDDPDTDLAIIRIPGAQFTHAELGNSDALRAGQLVIAIGNPLGFQCTVTAGVVSALGRAFRSKTGRLIDNVIQTDAALNPGNSGGPLVNSQGQVVGVNTAVIQAAQGICFATSVNTAKRVIGPLMQMGRVRRARIGLAGQTVPLPQRLVREHQLMADSGVLVTWLDSGSAAEAGGIRDRDVIVTFAGEVIRTVDDLHRLLTENHIGVRSQLTLLRRNQRLDLTVIPTESLP; from the coding sequence ATGAAAATTCAGCCCCAGCTCATTTCAGATACAAACCAACCCCAGCCGCAGTCCCGCGATCGCGATGGAGAAGATCGGGATGCGGCCCTCTTAGATGCCTATTCACAGGCCGTGACCCGCGTGGTTGAGACTGTAAGCCCAGCGGTTGTCAATATCGAAGTTCGTCGCCTGCGGCTGCGGGCCGACATGCGGCGTCCACTAGAAGTCTCTGGGAATGGATCTGGCTTTATCTTTACGCCAGATGGCTACATCCTCACCAACAGCCATGTGGTTCACAACACAGATGTGATTGAAGTGACGCTAGCAGACGGTCAGCAATACCGGGCCGACCTGATTGGCGATGATCCAGACACCGATTTGGCCATCATTCGCATTCCTGGTGCCCAGTTCACCCATGCAGAATTGGGCAACTCAGATGCATTGCGAGCAGGGCAATTGGTGATTGCGATTGGCAACCCCTTAGGCTTCCAATGTACAGTGACGGCGGGTGTTGTGAGTGCCTTGGGGCGAGCGTTTCGCTCCAAAACTGGACGTTTGATTGACAACGTCATTCAAACGGATGCGGCGCTTAACCCCGGTAATTCGGGCGGCCCTTTAGTCAACTCCCAAGGCCAGGTGGTTGGGGTGAATACGGCTGTCATTCAGGCCGCTCAGGGCATTTGCTTTGCCACATCTGTAAATACAGCCAAGCGAGTGATTGGCCCTCTGATGCAGATGGGGCGTGTGCGTCGAGCCCGCATTGGCCTGGCAGGTCAAACGGTGCCGCTGCCCCAGCGGCTTGTGCGTGAACATCAGTTAATGGCAGATAGCGGGGTTCTGGTCACGTGGCTGGATTCAGGGAGTGCTGCTGAAGCAGGGGGTATCCGTGATCGTGACGTGATCGTGACCTTCGCCGGAGAAGTTATCCGCACCGTCGATGATTTGCATCGACTGCTGACGGAGAATCACATTGGCGTGCGATCGCAATTAACCCTCCTGCGTCGAAACCAACGATTAGACCTGACAGTGATTCCCACCGAGTCTTTGCCTTGA
- a CDS encoding serine protease, with the protein MTVSFATLSDSLSTIITQTSTCVVAVNGRRSASTGIHWRPGLIVTSCEALHHGDGLTMTLPEGQTNGQTNGRAVETELLGSDPSTDVAVLSLPEGSDLPVASLGDPQGLALGQLVTTVGRSARRGVFTSLGMVSQLSGPWRSQSGGSIHQYIEVTLSLHRGSAGCPLINASGQVVGFNTYGPNRKILTIPATTINQVVQQLQQRGKIARGYLGLGMQTVPLPESMRQQQGLPNETGIIVVSVEAGGAADQAGMLLGDVIVTINDDAIESVQQIQSLLGPQSVGQALSVTLVRGGTVQTVTVMVGER; encoded by the coding sequence ATGACAGTCTCTTTTGCAACCCTTTCTGATTCACTCTCAACCATCATTACCCAAACCAGCACCTGTGTTGTGGCCGTTAACGGTCGCCGATCAGCCAGCACTGGCATCCATTGGCGCCCCGGTCTGATCGTGACCTCGTGTGAGGCCCTGCATCACGGCGACGGTTTGACGATGACCCTGCCTGAGGGGCAAACAAACGGCCAAACAAACGGCCGAGCAGTCGAAACCGAACTTTTGGGCAGCGACCCGTCTACCGATGTGGCCGTTCTCTCATTACCGGAGGGCTCTGATCTGCCTGTGGCTTCTTTGGGAGACCCCCAGGGTTTAGCCTTAGGGCAGTTGGTGACTACCGTAGGCCGTTCCGCCCGTCGGGGCGTTTTCACTAGCCTGGGTATGGTGAGCCAACTCAGTGGCCCCTGGCGTAGCCAAAGCGGTGGCTCTATTCATCAGTACATTGAGGTGACGCTCAGTTTGCATCGCGGCAGTGCTGGATGCCCCTTAATTAACGCCAGCGGTCAAGTGGTAGGGTTCAACACCTATGGGCCTAACCGCAAAATTCTGACGATTCCGGCTACGACGATCAATCAAGTGGTGCAGCAGCTGCAACAGCGCGGCAAAATCGCGCGGGGGTATCTCGGGCTCGGCATGCAGACCGTGCCTTTACCTGAGAGCATGCGGCAGCAACAGGGCCTCCCCAATGAAACTGGCATCATCGTCGTTAGTGTAGAAGCCGGGGGGGCTGCTGACCAGGCAGGCATGCTGCTGGGGGACGTGATTGTCACCATCAACGACGATGCCATTGAATCGGTGCAGCAAATTCAGTCTTTGCTAGGCCCCCAGAGCGTGGGTCAAGCGCTGTCTGTCACCCTGGTGAGAGGGGGAACAGTGCAGACGGTGACGGTGATGGTGGGTGAGCGTTGA
- a CDS encoding response regulator transcription factor, translating into MTRIVVCAENSVTRVGLTAMATTAATQVVGQAACLGDLITWLQTQSADVAVVELSALTPELARDLMQITAAWPSADSLSILLLLETWENHWLLTPVMSTGGVSILPVTVSADQIKGAIATLAIGLMVLHPEIAETLSAPIGSAFTPVESFPEPSLEPLTPREIEVLNQLAAGLSNKAIATTLAISEHTVKFHISAILSKLGASSRTEAVAVGIRAGLVML; encoded by the coding sequence ATGACTCGGATTGTTGTCTGTGCTGAGAATTCTGTCACGCGGGTGGGGTTGACAGCCATGGCCACAACGGCCGCAACCCAGGTGGTGGGGCAGGCTGCCTGCCTGGGTGACCTGATCACCTGGCTACAGACTCAAAGTGCTGATGTGGCGGTGGTAGAGCTATCGGCGCTGACCCCCGAACTGGCCCGAGACTTGATGCAGATAACGGCGGCCTGGCCATCTGCAGATTCTTTATCAATTCTGCTGTTGCTAGAAACGTGGGAAAATCATTGGCTGCTGACCCCAGTGATGAGTACGGGTGGGGTCAGCATTCTCCCCGTCACCGTCTCTGCAGACCAGATCAAAGGCGCGATCGCCACCCTCGCGATCGGTCTGATGGTTCTTCACCCTGAAATTGCTGAAACCCTCTCTGCTCCTATCGGCAGTGCCTTCACCCCGGTAGAGTCTTTCCCTGAACCCTCGCTAGAACCGCTGACTCCACGGGAAATTGAAGTCCTGAATCAGCTGGCTGCTGGGCTCAGCAACAAGGCAATTGCCACGACCCTGGCAATTTCAGAACATACCGTTAAGTTTCACATCAGCGCCATTCTCTCAAAGTTAGGTGCCTCCAGCCGCACAGAAGCGGTTGCTGTTGGGATACGGGCAGGTCTGGTGATGCTTTGA
- a CDS encoding VOC family protein produces MISAIHHVAIICADYARSKHFYTQVLGFEVVNETYRADRQSYKLDLQVNGRDRIELFSFPTPPARPSYPEACGLRHLAFAVADLAAQIAVLAANGITTEPIRTDELTGQRFTFFQDPDGLPLELYECPPQDLSGARNQTSEN; encoded by the coding sequence ATGATTTCTGCCATTCACCACGTTGCCATTATCTGTGCTGATTATGCGCGCTCCAAGCATTTTTATACGCAAGTCTTGGGCTTTGAGGTGGTCAATGAGACCTATCGAGCCGATCGCCAGTCTTACAAACTCGATTTGCAGGTGAATGGGCGAGACCGAATTGAGCTGTTTTCATTCCCAACTCCACCTGCTCGACCTAGCTATCCAGAAGCTTGCGGGCTGCGGCATCTTGCGTTTGCCGTGGCAGACCTGGCAGCACAAATCGCTGTCCTGGCCGCCAACGGGATTACAACAGAACCCATCCGCACCGATGAACTGACCGGGCAGCGATTTACTTTTTTTCAAGACCCAGACGGGCTGCCACTGGAACTCTATGAATGTCCACCGCAGGATTTGTCAGGAGCGAGAAACCAGACCTCAGAAAATTAG
- a CDS encoding cupin domain-containing protein: protein MKRVSLDTIPAQGVSHNAAIRKQVILQAGDLPHLTQFAQAQFEPGQVAPVHTHADMHEVFFVQAGQGTMTVDGEIHPLAPGVCIAIAPGEAHEVRNTGVELLVLTYFGILQSGGIA from the coding sequence ATGAAGCGAGTTTCCCTCGATACTATTCCCGCCCAGGGTGTTTCTCACAACGCCGCCATTCGCAAACAGGTCATCTTGCAAGCGGGTGACTTGCCGCACCTGACTCAATTTGCCCAGGCCCAGTTTGAACCGGGTCAGGTGGCCCCTGTCCACACCCATGCTGATATGCACGAGGTCTTTTTTGTGCAGGCTGGCCAGGGCACAATGACCGTTGACGGTGAGATTCACCCCTTAGCACCTGGGGTCTGTATCGCCATTGCCCCTGGGGAAGCCCATGAAGTGCGTAACACGGGTGTTGAATTGCTGGTGCTGACATACTTTGGCATTCTTCAATCAGGAGGTATCGCATGA
- a CDS encoding NAD-dependent epimerase/dehydratase family protein, with protein sequence MKVAIVGCGYVGTAISQRWQSQDFTVLATTTRVERVSELSLVADHVEVVHGSDAARLQAILADQQIVLLCVGAKRGVDYADTYLKTAQTLAQILPETAVEQLIYTSTYSVYGQHHGVWVTEEMPAAPATENGKVIAATEQTLLDATTPHRRVCILRLGGIYGPGRTLERIYSRAAGTTKSGTGDEGSNWVHLDDIVGAIDWVRQHHLSGIYNLVQDEVLTVRGLIDAVCQRYSLDPVQWDETKTSDRLYNVRVSNAKLKRTGYQFVHPTFWPQ encoded by the coding sequence ATGAAAGTGGCCATCGTCGGGTGTGGTTACGTGGGCACAGCGATCTCCCAACGCTGGCAATCTCAAGACTTCACTGTTCTGGCGACGACTACCCGAGTCGAGCGCGTTAGCGAACTCAGCCTGGTTGCCGATCACGTAGAAGTTGTGCACGGTTCAGATGCTGCGCGACTGCAGGCGATCCTGGCAGATCAGCAGATAGTTCTGCTCTGTGTGGGGGCCAAACGGGGGGTTGATTATGCCGACACCTATCTGAAGACGGCCCAGACCCTGGCCCAAATTCTCCCTGAGACAGCGGTAGAACAGCTCATTTACACCAGCACCTATTCAGTCTATGGTCAGCACCACGGCGTGTGGGTCACTGAAGAGATGCCGGCTGCCCCAGCAACAGAAAACGGCAAAGTTATCGCAGCAACTGAGCAGACGCTGCTAGATGCCACAACTCCGCATCGTCGGGTCTGCATCCTACGGCTTGGAGGCATTTATGGCCCAGGTCGCACCCTCGAGAGAATTTACAGCCGCGCAGCAGGTACAACAAAATCTGGCACAGGAGATGAAGGGAGTAATTGGGTTCATCTGGACGACATTGTGGGGGCCATTGATTGGGTGCGCCAACATCACCTATCCGGCATCTACAACCTGGTGCAGGATGAGGTGCTCACGGTTAGAGGCCTGATTGACGCGGTCTGTCAGCGCTACAGTCTCGATCCGGTGCAGTGGGATGAAACGAAGACCAGCGATCGCCTTTACAACGTTCGGGTCTCTAATGCCAAGCTGAAGCGAACCGGTTATCAGTTTGTACATCCCACCTTCTGGCCCCAGTAA
- a CDS encoding glycoside hydrolase family 9 protein: protein MYTVDLIIANDWGTGFTANLVITNLSNDPLEWSQLEFDAPFTITNLWNGEILSSEGDRYVVTNADWNGTIAAGTSISLGFNGRKTSGAPVEVTNLNLVGLGAPTGSVPPTSEPEPEFPKITIADISLMEGDSATSADFQVRLSASSDDAVTVRYRTEDGSAIAGEDYTATSGTVTFAPGETEKTISVPVIGDSQVEADETFKIRLSNPSNGDLEVSTATATLENDDVAPPPSSNPPPATSPASDSAGAISFEVTDDWGSGFTANVTIRNTGNEPIDSWTLGFDAPFTIQQIWNASFTQSTNGAVDVAPVDWNQTIPPGATVTFGLVGAKAPNVDPTPINYELNGAVIGDPTPAPTPLPTLTISNATATEGADDAAEFRVTLSEASDEAVTVNYTTENGSAIAGEDYTATSGTVTFAPGETEKTIQIAIADDTQAEASETFTVELTNPVGATLEDAQGTGTILDNDSDSPDPGPNPNPDPNPNPDPGDGSPSTGEFNYAEALQKSFLFYEAQRSGPLPDDNRIEWRGDSALNDGADVGQDLTGGYYDAGDHVKFGLPMAYSMTMLSWGVDEYRDAYSQIGQLDEALDAIRWGTDYLLQAHVTDANGTREFWGQVGDGNLDHSYWGAPEDMTMARPAFKIDRQNPGSDLAAEAAAALAAASIIFRPTDAVYADTLLTNARQLYEFADTYRGKYSDAIPNAQSFYNSWSGYNDELAWGAAWLYEATGERAYLQQAESIYQNQIGSLNQGWTLNWDDKSYGVAVLLAQQTGDQRYQQDVEGWLDAWVEGRNGVQITDGGLRWISQWGSSRYAANTAFVAGVYADTVRDPGGDYSALAETTVDYLLGDNPRNASYVVGFGDNYPLQPHHRGAHGGTSSTLNSPAPNDNILFGALVGGPSEPNDFAYEDERNNYITNEVALDYNAGFTGVLARMVDAFGGTALSPAELDALPGITVPDAF, encoded by the coding sequence ATGTATACAGTTGATTTGATCATCGCAAATGACTGGGGAACCGGTTTTACTGCCAACCTTGTAATTACCAATCTCAGCAATGACCCCTTGGAATGGTCGCAGCTGGAGTTTGATGCACCGTTTACGATCACCAACTTATGGAATGGTGAAATTCTGAGCAGTGAAGGCGATCGCTATGTTGTGACCAACGCTGATTGGAATGGAACCATTGCTGCCGGTACCAGTATTTCCCTTGGTTTTAACGGCCGTAAAACTAGCGGGGCACCCGTTGAAGTGACAAACCTGAATCTGGTTGGCTTAGGAGCGCCAACCGGCTCAGTGCCTCCCACATCGGAACCGGAACCGGAATTTCCCAAAATTACGATCGCGGATATCAGCTTAATGGAAGGAGATAGTGCAACTAGCGCTGATTTTCAGGTGCGCCTGTCAGCCAGCAGTGATGACGCCGTTACCGTGCGCTACCGCACTGAAGACGGCAGCGCGATCGCCGGTGAAGATTACACTGCAACCAGCGGCACTGTGACCTTTGCCCCTGGTGAAACTGAAAAAACAATTTCGGTGCCGGTGATTGGCGATAGCCAGGTAGAAGCAGACGAGACCTTTAAGATTCGTCTATCGAACCCCAGCAACGGTGACCTCGAAGTCAGCACTGCTACCGCCACGCTGGAAAATGATGACGTTGCCCCACCGCCGTCTTCAAACCCGCCGCCTGCAACCTCCCCAGCGTCTGACTCAGCAGGAGCCATTAGCTTCGAAGTCACCGACGATTGGGGCAGTGGCTTTACCGCCAATGTGACGATCCGCAATACAGGGAATGAGCCCATTGACAGCTGGACTTTAGGCTTTGACGCCCCCTTTACCATCCAGCAAATTTGGAACGCTAGCTTTACCCAATCCACCAATGGGGCTGTAGACGTTGCCCCTGTGGACTGGAATCAAACAATTCCGCCGGGGGCCACTGTCACCTTTGGACTCGTCGGGGCCAAAGCGCCGAATGTTGACCCCACTCCCATAAACTACGAACTCAATGGCGCTGTCATCGGTGACCCGACCCCCGCACCGACCCCCCTCCCCACCTTGACCATTAGCAACGCAACAGCAACTGAAGGTGCTGATGACGCTGCTGAATTTAGGGTGACCCTCTCTGAGGCCAGCGATGAAGCGGTGACTGTGAACTACACCACCGAAAACGGTAGCGCGATCGCCGGTGAAGATTACACTGCGACCAGCGGCACCGTGACCTTTGCCCCCGGTGAAACCGAGAAAACCATTCAGATTGCGATCGCTGATGATACCCAGGCTGAAGCCAGCGAAACCTTTACGGTGGAGCTGACCAACCCCGTTGGGGCCACCCTAGAAGATGCCCAAGGGACGGGCACTATTCTAGACAATGACAGTGATTCCCCCGATCCAGGCCCGAATCCCAATCCGGATCCCAATCCGAATCCAGACCCTGGTGATGGCAGTCCCTCCACAGGGGAATTTAACTATGCAGAAGCGCTGCAAAAATCCTTCCTATTTTATGAAGCCCAGCGCTCTGGCCCGCTGCCCGACGATAACCGCATCGAATGGCGCGGCGACTCTGCCCTCAACGATGGGGCGGACGTTGGTCAGGATCTGACCGGAGGCTACTACGATGCTGGCGATCATGTGAAGTTTGGCTTACCGATGGCCTACTCCATGACGATGCTGAGCTGGGGTGTTGACGAATATCGCGACGCTTACAGCCAAATCGGCCAGCTCGATGAAGCCCTGGATGCCATCAGGTGGGGCACCGATTACCTTCTCCAGGCCCATGTCACTGATGCCAACGGCACCCGAGAATTTTGGGGCCAAGTTGGAGATGGCAACCTCGATCACAGCTACTGGGGTGCGCCAGAGGATATGACCATGGCCCGTCCTGCCTTCAAAATTGATCGCCAAAACCCAGGCTCTGACCTAGCCGCAGAGGCCGCCGCTGCCCTGGCCGCTGCCTCCATCATCTTTCGACCTACCGATGCCGTCTATGCAGATACCCTGCTCACCAATGCTCGGCAGCTTTATGAGTTTGCCGACACCTACCGCGGCAAATATTCGGATGCGATTCCCAACGCTCAAAGTTTTTACAACTCTTGGAGCGGCTACAACGATGAACTCGCCTGGGGCGCCGCTTGGCTCTATGAGGCTACCGGTGAGCGTGCCTATCTGCAGCAGGCCGAGTCTATCTATCAAAATCAAATTGGCAGCCTTAACCAAGGATGGACCCTCAATTGGGATGATAAATCCTATGGGGTAGCGGTTTTGCTGGCCCAACAAACCGGAGACCAGCGCTATCAGCAAGATGTTGAAGGCTGGTTAGATGCTTGGGTTGAAGGTCGTAATGGAGTGCAAATTACAGACGGGGGGCTGCGCTGGATCAGCCAGTGGGGGTCTTCACGGTACGCGGCGAACACGGCTTTTGTCGCTGGGGTCTATGCCGATACCGTTCGTGATCCAGGGGGAGACTATAGCGCCCTCGCTGAAACAACGGTGGACTATTTGCTGGGGGATAATCCTCGAAATGCAAGTTACGTGGTGGGTTTTGGAGACAACTACCCGCTACAGCCTCACCATCGAGGCGCCCACGGTGGCACAAGCAGCACGTTGAACAGCCCGGCACCCAACGACAATATTCTCTTTGGTGCCCTTGTGGGTGGGCCAAGTGAACCCAATGATTTTGCCTACGAAGACGAGCGGAATAACTACATTACGAATGAAGTAGCTCTGGACTACAATGCTGGCTTCACCGGTGTTTTGGCCCGTATGGTAGATGCCTTTGGAGGCACGGCCCTGAGCCCAGCAGAATTAGATGCCCTCCCGGGTATCACCGTACCCGACGCCTTTTAG